A DNA window from candidate division KSB1 bacterium contains the following coding sequences:
- a CDS encoding capsule assembly Wzi family protein, with amino-acid sequence MDDKNRQYMIKQNLITRLKILLNGIIIWLLPGSASAQEIVTLPTNHWAYEYLQQLGLRHRLSETLLMTLPLRYQQIAVAVDSIDPHANTAAEQFWLQSLRTFSTMPEVSYPKLWVGGRLIENAGQIQNGDLRSRLAVRSHLGILADRHLAFFNVINMDQTLGDDPLYLGKRWRGFTGFTEQAYALLHFDKYLFKFGRDFLRWGRGHDATLLISDYSRPVDHFLARLDLSAARFTYVAARLDRAPLSDSSAARYGVDEAQRFLTAGRAEIDLRKNRLSVGLSQFVVHGDPRRVFEWYYLNPFILYHGEQLNDKHGGNILVALDFVARPKAGLECYGQVLIDDVQVEKRGRGDLEPNEIGYLLGLEKAVQAATIGLEYTRVANRTYNTVREWEKFLHRRRPLAHFLGNDFDRWLLRANLYAGKQVQLALTTELLRRGEGRIDSTFDRPWQNSSIAQGYHEKFPSGVVERSWQFRLEARWHPRPGFFLAVHGQYARYKNFAHQAGLKKNDAGFFVRLWWEKDWLIPLGQ; translated from the coding sequence ATGGATGATAAAAATCGGCAATACATGATCAAACAAAACTTGATCACACGGCTCAAGATTCTTTTGAACGGAATCATCATTTGGCTTTTGCCGGGTTCTGCTTCGGCGCAGGAAATTGTTACGCTCCCAACCAACCACTGGGCTTACGAATACTTGCAACAACTCGGGTTGCGGCATCGTTTGTCGGAAACGCTGTTGATGACTTTGCCCCTGCGATATCAGCAAATTGCCGTCGCCGTCGACAGCATCGACCCACACGCCAACACCGCCGCCGAACAATTTTGGCTGCAAAGCTTGCGCACGTTCTCCACAATGCCCGAGGTATCCTATCCGAAATTGTGGGTCGGAGGCCGCCTCATTGAAAATGCCGGACAAATTCAGAACGGCGATCTGCGTTCGCGCCTGGCGGTGCGCTCTCACCTCGGCATCCTGGCGGATCGCCATCTGGCGTTTTTCAATGTGATCAACATGGATCAGACACTCGGTGACGATCCGCTTTATCTCGGCAAACGCTGGCGCGGTTTTACCGGCTTTACCGAGCAAGCCTATGCGCTCTTGCATTTCGACAAATATTTATTTAAATTCGGACGTGACTTCCTGCGCTGGGGTCGAGGGCACGACGCTACGCTGCTCATTTCCGATTATTCCAGGCCGGTCGATCATTTCCTCGCACGCCTTGATTTATCGGCTGCGCGTTTTACCTACGTCGCCGCCAGGCTGGATCGTGCGCCCTTATCCGATTCTTCCGCTGCGCGTTACGGTGTTGACGAGGCTCAGCGCTTTCTCACGGCGGGACGCGCCGAAATCGACCTGCGCAAAAATCGGCTGTCAGTCGGCCTTTCACAATTTGTTGTGCATGGCGATCCGCGTCGCGTGTTTGAATGGTATTACTTGAATCCATTCATCCTTTATCACGGCGAGCAGCTCAACGACAAGCACGGCGGCAATATCCTGGTGGCGTTGGATTTTGTCGCGCGCCCAAAAGCCGGGCTTGAATGTTACGGCCAGGTTCTTATCGACGACGTGCAGGTTGAAAAGCGCGGCCGCGGCGATTTGGAGCCGAACGAAATCGGTTATTTGTTGGGGCTTGAAAAAGCCGTGCAGGCAGCGACCATCGGCTTGGAATATACCCGCGTCGCCAATCGCACGTATAACACCGTGCGCGAGTGGGAGAAATTTTTGCATCGCCGGCGCCCGCTGGCGCATTTTCTGGGCAACGATTTCGACCGCTGGCTGCTGCGCGCGAATTTGTATGCCGGCAAACAAGTCCAGCTTGCCTTGACGACGGAATTGCTGCGCCGCGGCGAGGGCCGCATCGATTCCACCTTTGATCGGCCATGGCAAAATTCGTCGATTGCGCAGGGTTATCACGAAAAATTTCCCAGCGGCGTCGTGGAGCGAAGCTGGCAGTTTCGTCTCGAAGCGCGCTGGCATCCGCGCCCGGGGTTTTTTCTCGCCGTGCATGGACAATACGCACGCTATAAAAATTTTGCCCATCAAGCAGGCCTCAAGAAAAATGATGCTGGATTTTTCGTGCGCTTATGGTGGGAGAAAGATTGGCTGATCCCGCTCGGACAATGA
- a CDS encoding PIN domain-containing protein, translating to MVENKQFGGYLGALSYPTLFYILRKGLDREQAIKILKKVRIVLKTAPVVEKIIDLALSSNLKDFEDAIQYYSALEVRSDYFITRNKQDYPANAMKILTPDEFLVLL from the coding sequence TTGGTTGAAAACAAGCAATTCGGGGGTTATCTTGGTGCGTTGAGTTATCCGACATTGTTTTATATTCTCAGAAAAGGGCTGGATCGGGAACAGGCGATCAAAATCTTGAAAAAAGTCCGGATCGTGTTGAAAACTGCGCCGGTTGTGGAAAAAATTATTGATTTAGCATTGAGCTCTAATCTTAAAGATTTTGAGGATGCGATTCAATACTATTCTGCCTTGGAAGTTCGCAGCGACTATTTCATCACGCGTAACAAACAAGATTATCCTGCCAACGCAATGAAGATTTTGACTCCTGATGAATTTTTGGTTCTGTTATAA
- a CDS encoding D-sedoheptulose 7-phosphate isomerase — MNQTEQFIRQTIEESISAKTALLQKCVAEIHEAGLELGRAIRAGGKILFCGNGGSAADAQHLAAELVGHLRRDRRALAAMALTTDTSILTAVGNDYAFKEIFARQVQALGLPGDVFIGISTSGNSENVLAAALAAQKQGITTIGLLGRDGGKIAPAVDHKVIVPSKDTQRIQECHILIGHIWMEMVEQELFGH, encoded by the coding sequence ATGAATCAAACAGAGCAATTCATTCGTCAGACCATTGAAGAAAGCATCAGCGCCAAAACGGCACTGTTGCAAAAGTGTGTTGCGGAAATTCACGAAGCGGGCCTGGAATTGGGCCGGGCGATCCGCGCCGGCGGGAAAATCCTTTTTTGCGGCAACGGCGGCAGCGCTGCCGATGCGCAGCATCTCGCGGCGGAATTGGTCGGCCATTTGCGCCGCGACCGCCGGGCCTTGGCCGCCATGGCGTTGACCACCGACACCTCGATTCTCACCGCCGTCGGCAACGACTATGCCTTTAAAGAAATTTTTGCCCGCCAGGTGCAAGCGCTGGGCCTCCCCGGCGATGTGTTCATCGGCATCAGCACTTCCGGCAATTCGGAGAACGTGCTCGCCGCCGCGCTCGCCGCGCAGAAACAAGGCATCACCACCATCGGCTTGCTCGGCCGCGACGGCGGCAAGATCGCCCCAGCCGTCGATCACAAAGTCATCGTGCCCTCCAAAGACACCCAGCGCATTCAGGAATGCCACATTCTGATCGGCCACATTTGGATGGAGATGGTGGAACAAGAGCTGTTTGGACATTAA
- a CDS encoding undecaprenyl-phosphate glucose phosphotransferase — protein sequence MFKHHARLLNFFLAVGDLVLTVGAFLGAFQFRFHSGVIPPVYKIPELENYLVLLGVILPLWAVLFSSFKLYKSRRSDSVFADAQPLLLSIGTGVLLISAFTFFYRETTFSRLTVVLFGALNFALIFVERIIIRSVLHFLRQRGYNQKRVLIVGAGDLGLRVAQTVQRHPKMGYQIIGFVDDYLTNGIYKQDYGLEILGRTAETVAIADKHGVEKVIIALPMQAIRKISNVVKMCEHEGIATDIVPDFFKFIQPRTRVENFAGLPMVSVRFTPVDSLAYRVGKRIFDIVFSAIMLLLSAPLLLLIAVAIKLTSPGPVFFVQERMGANRKPFRMIKFRTMKVGSEKFDCQAGLGIRNDPRATRLGKFLRKWSLDELPQFWNVLIGDMSVVGPRPERTFHAQQFKNEVPNYMIRHQVKTGITGWAQANGWRGDTSIAKRVEYDIFYIENWTFWFDLKIIGMTLFRGLVNNNA from the coding sequence ATGTTCAAACATCACGCACGACTCCTGAACTTTTTCCTGGCTGTCGGCGATTTAGTGTTGACCGTGGGAGCATTTCTTGGCGCATTTCAATTTCGCTTTCATTCCGGCGTGATTCCGCCGGTCTATAAAATTCCGGAGTTGGAGAATTACCTCGTCCTGCTCGGTGTCATCCTGCCGCTGTGGGCGGTGTTGTTCTCGTCGTTCAAGCTGTACAAGTCGCGCCGCAGCGATTCGGTGTTTGCCGACGCCCAGCCGCTTTTGCTCAGTATCGGCACCGGCGTGCTGTTGATCTCCGCGTTCACGTTCTTTTATCGTGAAACGACGTTTTCGCGCTTGACCGTCGTGCTTTTCGGCGCGCTGAATTTTGCCCTGATTTTTGTCGAACGGATCATCATTCGCTCCGTGCTGCATTTTCTCCGCCAGCGCGGTTACAACCAAAAGCGCGTGTTGATCGTCGGCGCCGGTGATCTCGGCTTGCGCGTCGCCCAAACCGTGCAAAGGCATCCTAAAATGGGCTATCAAATCATCGGCTTCGTGGATGATTATCTCACCAACGGCATTTATAAACAGGATTACGGTCTCGAAATCCTTGGCCGGACTGCCGAGACCGTCGCCATCGCCGACAAGCACGGCGTTGAAAAAGTGATCATCGCTTTGCCGATGCAGGCGATTCGCAAAATTTCCAACGTGGTGAAGATGTGCGAGCACGAAGGCATTGCGACCGACATCGTGCCGGACTTCTTTAAATTCATTCAGCCGCGCACCCGTGTCGAAAATTTTGCCGGACTGCCGATGGTGAGCGTGCGGTTTACACCGGTCGATTCACTGGCCTATCGCGTCGGCAAACGCATTTTTGACATTGTGTTCTCTGCCATCATGCTGCTCTTGTCGGCGCCGCTGCTTTTGTTGATCGCGGTGGCGATCAAGCTCACCTCGCCCGGGCCGGTCTTTTTCGTGCAAGAGCGCATGGGCGCCAACCGCAAACCGTTTCGCATGATCAAGTTTCGCACCATGAAGGTCGGCTCCGAGAAATTCGATTGTCAGGCCGGCTTGGGAATTCGCAACGATCCGCGCGCCACGCGGCTGGGCAAGTTTTTGCGCAAATGGAGCCTGGACGAGCTGCCGCAATTTTGGAACGTGCTGATCGGTGACATGAGCGTCGTCGGCCCGCGGCCGGAGCGCACCTTTCACGCGCAGCAATTCAAAAACGAAGTGCCGAATTACATGATCCGCCACCAGGTCAAAACCGGCATCACCGGCTGGGCGCAAGCCAACGGCTGGCGCGGCGACACATCGATTGCCAAGCGCGTGGAATACGACATTTTCTACATCGAGAACTGGACGTTTTGGTTTGATTTGAAAATCATCGGCATGACGCTCTTTCGCGGCTTGGTGAATAATAATGCGTAG